One Neoarius graeffei isolate fNeoGra1 chromosome 19, fNeoGra1.pri, whole genome shotgun sequence genomic region harbors:
- the acbd7 gene encoding acyl-CoA-binding domain-containing protein 7: protein MLQAEFEKIATDVKQIKSRPSDQELLDLYGLYKQAVVGDVNIDAPGTFDMKGKAKWDAWNSRKGMSTEDAMTAYITLAKEVINKYGM from the exons ATGCTGCAG gCAGAGTTTGAGAAGATTGCAACGGATGTAAAGCAGATAAAGAGCAGGCCTTCTGACCAGGAGCTGCTGGATCTGTATGGCCTCTACAAGCAGGCTGTTGTTGGGGACGTTAACATCG ATGCACCTGGAACGTTTGATATGAAAGGAAAAGCAAAATGGGATGCTTGGAATTCCAGGAAAG GCATGTCCACAGAAGATGCCATGACTGCCTACATCACCCTGGCCAAGGAAGTCATCAATAAATATGGAATGTGA
- the rpp38 gene encoding ribonuclease P protein subunit p38, which yields MATSKKATKKEKKKALLVKAVLNNPYDVKWKSLESGNARLILKTVTEKLDSLGLRKQHGKVVRKWRSRRKAKKGNSDSVDTNEPIQESQKRRGSDSMDINEPIQESQKRRGSDSVDTNEPIQESQKRGGSDSVDTNEPIQESQERGWTDKHLRNELAIGINEVTKGLEKNELGLVLVCDSVQPLHMTSHLIPLSQTRSVPACQVPSLSTSLASSLGLSSVLALGFKRQSGAFADMIAALAPKVPPQNVAWIPAGTRASEPEVVQVSEKTEESWRVRKRKREDSPDVQKDQVPSLQPLQVKRIIPNPSKIRKPKIKKAKQK from the coding sequence ATGGCTACATCCAAGAAAGCCACgaagaaggagaaaaagaaagcgcTGCTGGTGAAAGCGGTCCTTAACAACCCGTACGACGTAAAGTGGAAGTCGTTAGAAAGTGGGAACGCGCGGTTGATCCTGAAAACGGTGACGGAGAAACTCGATTCGCTCGGTCTCCGGAAACAACACGGGAAAGTTGTTCGCAAGTGGAGAAGCAGAAGAAAGGCCAAGAAAGGAAATTCGGATTCGGTGGACACCAATGAACCGATTCAGGAATCACAAAAGCGACGCGGTTCAGATTCAATGGACATCAATGAACCGATTCAGGAATCACAAAAGCGACGCGGTTCAGATTCAGTGGACACCAATGAACCGATTCAGGAATCACAAAAGCGAGGCGGCTCAGATTCAGTGGACACCAATGAACCGATTCAGGAATCACAAGAGCGAGGCTGGACTGATAAACACTTGAGAAACGAGCTCGCCATCGGCATCAACGAGGTGACTAAAGGCTTGGAGAAGAACGAGCTCGGCCTGGTGCTGGTGTGTGATTCGGTGCAACCCCTCCACATGACGAGTCACCTCATCCCACTGAGCCAAACCCGCTCGGTTCCCGCGTGCCAGGTCCCGAGTCTGAGCACGAGTCTTGCGTCATCACTTGGTCTCAGCAGCGTGCTCGCTCTCGGTTTCAAACGCCAAAGCGGCGCGTTCGCGGATATGATCGCAGCCCTCGCGCCCAAAGTGCCGCCCCAAAACGTGGCTTGGATACCTGCAGGGACACGTGCGTCTGAACCGGAAGTAGTTCAAGTGTCAGAAAAAACCGAGGAATCCTGGAGGGTGAGAAAAAGAAAACGTGAGGATTCCCCTGATGTTCAGAAGGATCAGGTTCCTTCACTGCAACCTCTTCAAGTCAAGAGGATCATCCCAAATCCTTCAAAAATCCGGAAGCCCAAGATAAAGAAAGCAAAGCAGAAATGA